The Pongo abelii isolate AG06213 chromosome 20, NHGRI_mPonAbe1-v2.0_pri, whole genome shotgun sequence genome window below encodes:
- the LOC112130203 gene encoding small ribosomal subunit protein uS14-like: protein MATGALSGEAFTIRQKLMSAVGHQQLCWSHRRKFGQGSRSCRVCTNRHGLIRKYGLNMCCQCFRQYTKGIGFINGLNDLPS from the exons ATGGCGACAGGTGCCCTCTCTGGTGAGGCTTTTACAATCCGACAGAAACTGATGTCAGCA GTGGGTCACCAGCAGCTGTGCTGGAGCCACCGGCGAAAATTCGGCCAGGGTTCTCGATCTTGTCGCGTCTGTACAAACCGGCACGGTCTGATCCGGAAATATGGCCTCAATATGTGCTGCCAGTGTTTCCGTCAGTACACGAAGGGTATCGGTTTCATTAATGGACTAAATGATCTTCCTTCATAG